In one window of Microcaecilia unicolor chromosome 9, aMicUni1.1, whole genome shotgun sequence DNA:
- the ZBTB42 gene encoding zinc finger and BTB domain-containing protein 42: protein MEFPDHSRHLLQCLSQQRHQGFLCDCTVLVGEAQFRAHRAVLASCSMYFHLFYRDQLDKREIVRLNGDIVTAPAFSLLLEFMYEGKLEFNCLPVEDVLAAASYLHMYDIVKVCKGKLKEKELGSGEKVEGESDLEKEDVCSDLGEPPRAHDFNPGSKQISFAGYDRTFSKGKVAGHPGWSSDLLIANSVPAEAESCTTAAGKTKAGLNSSTTGPLSQRSVNHTQASSEVDCVLDLSFKPVTGRDSLHPSYAFGQLASDSQQQGTQPLVKDERDLLSGQEDGEARSPESLHFGHSAKCLVTGLGHMFSGSGDCHTRVDDLDQDRDDSEDDMDSADIASSILVPPGNICICPLCSKVFPSPQILQLHLSSHFREKDGPRTKFSPDGSVPTCTLCGKTFSCMYTLKRHERTHSGEKPYTCGQCGKSFQYSHNLSRHAVVHTREKPHACKWCERRFTQSGDLYRHIRKFHCGLVKSLMV from the coding sequence ATGGAGTTTCCCGATCACAGCCGCCACTTGCTGCAGTGTCTGAGTCAGCAGCGTCACCAGGGCTTCCTGTGCGACTGCACCGTCTTAGTTGGAGAGGCTCAGTTCCGAGCGCATCGGGCTGTCCTTGCCTCCTGCAGCATGTACTTCCATCTTTTCTACAGGGACCAGCTAGACAAAAGGGAGATTGTGCGGCTGAACGGCGACATTGTCACGGCCCCGGCTTTCAGCCTGCTGCTGGAATTCATGTACGAAGGTAAGCTGGAGTTTAACTGCCTCCCGGTCGAGGATGTGCTGGCTGCAGCCAGCTACCTTCACATGTATGACATTGTGAAAGTCTGTAAGGGCAAGCTGAAAGAGAAAGAACTCGGTTCGGGGGAGAAGGTGGAGGGTGAGTCCGACCTGGAAAAAGAGGACGTGTGTTCGGATCTGGGAGAGCCCCCCCGAGCGCATGACTTCAATCCTGGCAGCAAACAAATCAGCTTTGCAGGGTACGACAGAACTTTTAGCAAAGGGAAGGTCGCCGGTCACCCTGGCTGGTCTTCTGACCTGCTGATTGCCAATTCTGTGCCTGCAGAGGCAGAATCCTGCACTACAGCAGCTGGAAAAACAAAAGCTGGCCTTAATAGTTCTACTACGGGACCTTTGTCCCAGAGGTCTGTCAACCATACCCAGGCTTCCAGTGAAGTGGATTGTGTTCTGGATCTGTCTTTCAAGCCTGTGACTGGGAGAGATTCCTTACACCCCTCCTATGCCTTTGGACAGCTGGCTTCCGACAGCCAGCAGCAGGGCACCCAGCCACTTGTTAAAGACGAACGTGATTTGCTGTCAGGCCAGGAGGATGGTGAAGCAAGGAGTCCGGAGAGCCTGCATTTTGGGCATTCAGCCAAATGTCTAGTGACAGGGTTAGGACACATGTTCTCGGGAAGCGGTGATTGTCACACCAGGGTAGATGACCTAGATCAAGACAGAGATGACAGCGAAGATGACATGGATTCCGCAGATATCGCCTCCAGCATACTCGTGCCTCCTGGGAATATCTGTATTTGCCCCCTGTGTAGCAAAGTTTTCCCCAGCCCCCAGATTCTGCAGCTTCACCTGAGCTCTCATTTTAGAGAGAAGGATGGCCCAAGGACTAAGTTCTCCCCTGACGGTTCAGTGCCCACCTGCACGCTGTGTGGAAAGACTTTTTCTTGTATGTACACCTTAAAGAGACACGAACGGACTCATTCAGGTGAAAAGCCTTACACTTGTGGCCAGTGTGGCAAAAGCTTCCAGTATTCCCATAATCTCAGCCGTCATGCAGTAGTACACACCAGGGAGAAGCCACATGCCTGCAAGTGGTGTGAGAGACGGTTTACACAGTCTGGTGACTTGTACAGGCATATTCGTAAATTTCATTGTGGCCTTGTGAAGTCCTTGATGGTTTAA